In the Deltaproteobacteria bacterium genome, one interval contains:
- a CDS encoding MFS transporter encodes MRKANPLDGSEESFPSRYFYGYVVVATCFMIQVIGWGIHNSYGIFFTPLVQEFGWTRAWVAGAASMSLLVHGIGGIFLGGLNDRVGPRLIMTGCGLLMGSGYMLMSGLDRLWEIYLFYGLIIGMGLSGTDVVLLSTAARWFYTMRGIMSGIIKVGTGLGMVIAPLFIVWIMKAFPWRTCFFILGAIILISYVLLAQLLVRDPALKKQYPDNTEPAEPVGTRPPEQGISFSKALGARQFWSLCLISVLVVSCTYTILMHIVPHVIDMGIPSPKAATVIAVLGGVSMAGRLVMGAAADRIGTKWALMISVSFIFAAMCYLPWARTLWMFYGFAVLQGLGHGGFYALISPTVAEFFGTKSHGILLGSVIFSTTIGGALGPFLAGYLFDVTNTYRVVFLALAGTSLAALMLTATLTPMAHRDGVALTAKG; translated from the coding sequence GTGCGAAAAGCCAACCCCTTGGATGGATCGGAGGAGTCCTTCCCATCCCGATATTTCTACGGATATGTGGTGGTCGCCACATGTTTTATGATCCAGGTGATCGGGTGGGGCATCCACAACAGCTACGGCATTTTTTTTACGCCCCTTGTTCAGGAATTCGGCTGGACCAGGGCCTGGGTGGCCGGCGCGGCGTCCATGAGTCTGCTTGTTCACGGCATCGGAGGGATTTTTCTCGGAGGCCTGAACGACCGGGTCGGACCGCGGCTCATCATGACCGGCTGCGGTCTCCTCATGGGGTCGGGGTATATGTTGATGTCCGGGCTGGATCGTCTCTGGGAGATCTATCTGTTTTACGGCCTCATCATTGGAATGGGGTTGAGCGGAACCGATGTGGTGCTCCTTTCCACCGCGGCACGGTGGTTCTACACCATGCGGGGCATCATGAGCGGAATCATCAAGGTCGGAACAGGTCTCGGCATGGTGATCGCTCCCCTTTTCATCGTATGGATCATGAAGGCGTTTCCATGGCGCACCTGTTTTTTCATCCTGGGCGCGATCATCCTCATCTCATATGTGCTTCTGGCCCAGCTGCTCGTACGGGATCCCGCCCTCAAGAAACAGTATCCGGACAATACAGAACCGGCCGAACCGGTCGGTACCCGGCCGCCTGAGCAGGGGATCTCATTTTCAAAAGCCCTGGGCGCCCGGCAGTTCTGGTCCCTCTGCCTCATCTCCGTCCTTGTGGTTTCCTGTACCTACACTATCCTGATGCATATCGTTCCCCATGTGATCGATATGGGGATTCCGAGCCCAAAGGCCGCTACGGTCATCGCGGTCCTGGGGGGAGTGAGCATGGCAGGCCGCCTGGTTATGGGGGCGGCCGCGGACAGGATCGGGACTAAATGGGCCCTGATGATCTCTGTTTCTTTCATCTTTGCAGCCATGTGCTATCTCCCCTGGGCCAGGACATTGTGGATGTTCTATGGGTTCGCTGTCCTCCAGGGCCTTGGCCACGGCGGATTTTACGCCCTTATATCACCAACGGTGGCGGAGTTCTTCGGGACGAAGTCCCACGGGATCCTTTTAGGATCGGTCATCTTCAGCACCACTATCGGCGGCGCCTTGGGCCCATTTCTGGCCGGATACCTTTTTGATGTCACCAATACCTACCGGGTGGTTTTTCTGGCCCTTGCCGGAACAAGCCTTGCAGCCCTCATGCTGACGGCGACCCTTACACCGATGGCACACAGAGACGGCGTCGCCTTGACAGCTAAAGGGTAA
- a CDS encoding GAF domain-containing protein — protein MVDQLTYEQLAQEVRRLEIELARQKKTETALRESRERLSQILQETSIPTFVIDSDHRVTHVNKSFETLTGISAEDIIGTRDHWKAFYPTQRPTMADLIVDDVSEQEIARYYKGRYQKSAFVKGAYQSERQFRHLKEGSRWLFFTASPLKDASGNLIGAIETLQDITEQKKTELALQKSERRMRTLMDFVPYPIVVFTLTGRVYYLNPAFTEIFGWTLDELEGKTIPYTPPGLEEETGKAIKELLEKKVILRHETKRLTKDGRVLDVVMRAAVYSEDRSEPAGELVLLRDITREKKIARMNQTILRFSTSLHEYPDMEELLDYISAEIKQLLGTEGGLVVLLDEENQELFYKGAAYDDSMTQEKIKDIRFPADRSVAGRVIRTGQPVIVPDTSKEPDFFPGIDKELGYKTRNLIEAPLRSGDRIIGALCARNKKEGDFDETDLELLSMMAGTVALAIENARFSEEIIEAYRTNESLLRISRALPAYPELEGLQDYISQEVKRLLDSEGALVILLDEENQELYFIGAAYDDTATQKRIKEIRFPIEELVAGKVIRTGEPVIVSDTSTDRELHGERDKKLGYHTRNLLLVPLKSKDRIIGVLCAINKKGEEPFDQANVELLSMIAGTVALSIDNARFAEELKRAYIEVTSMNRAKDKVINHLSHELKTPVSVLSGSLNILEKNLTQLPEDKWKNTIIRSKRNLDRIIEIQSQVEDIMRERQYRSYGLLTQMLAECTDELETLFAEEVGEGRLVETIRKKIDTLFGPKKLEPKEVALDRYVGERIAALEPLFSHRQVDIIRRLESAPPVCMPLDPLQKTIDGLIKNAVENTPDQGQIEVMVRKRDGGTELVVRDCGVGIIEEDQQRIFEGFFATQDTMAYSSKRAFDFNAGGKGADLLRMKIFSERYGFEIHMESTRCKFIPENTDVCPGRISECAHCTNEEDCRQTGGSTFSIYFPEKGKARAVARIPQYPGSPD, from the coding sequence ATGGTCGACCAACTTACATATGAGCAGCTTGCGCAAGAGGTCCGGAGATTAGAAATAGAACTTGCCAGGCAAAAAAAGACCGAGACAGCGCTTAGGGAGAGCAGGGAACGGTTGTCCCAAATTCTTCAGGAGACATCGATCCCCACCTTTGTAATCGACAGCGACCACCGGGTCACCCATGTCAACAAATCTTTCGAGACCCTGACCGGCATTTCCGCGGAAGATATTATCGGCACCCGGGACCATTGGAAGGCTTTCTATCCCACCCAAAGACCCACCATGGCCGACCTGATCGTGGACGATGTCTCTGAACAGGAAATAGCCAGATACTATAAGGGCCGATATCAGAAATCCGCCTTTGTGAAGGGCGCCTATCAATCCGAACGACAGTTTCGCCACCTTAAGGAGGGGAGCAGATGGCTCTTCTTTACTGCGTCGCCGTTGAAGGATGCCTCGGGGAACCTTATCGGGGCCATTGAGACGCTTCAGGATATCACCGAGCAAAAAAAGACGGAACTGGCCCTTCAAAAATCTGAGCGGCGAATGAGGACGCTCATGGATTTCGTCCCATACCCGATCGTCGTATTTACCCTGACGGGCCGGGTATACTACCTGAACCCTGCGTTTACCGAAATATTCGGCTGGACCCTGGATGAATTGGAAGGAAAGACCATCCCCTATACGCCCCCCGGTCTTGAAGAAGAAACAGGTAAGGCGATAAAAGAGCTTTTGGAAAAGAAGGTCATTCTTCGTCACGAAACCAAGCGGCTTACAAAAGACGGTCGGGTCCTGGACGTGGTCATGAGAGCGGCCGTCTATTCCGAAGACAGGAGTGAACCCGCAGGGGAGCTTGTCCTGTTAAGGGATATCACCCGTGAGAAGAAAATTGCCCGCATGAACCAGACCATCCTCAGGTTCAGCACGTCCCTCCATGAATATCCTGACATGGAGGAACTCCTGGATTATATCAGCGCCGAGATCAAACAACTGTTGGGCACTGAAGGGGGATTGGTCGTACTCCTGGATGAAGAAAATCAGGAACTTTTCTACAAGGGCGCTGCCTATGATGACAGCATGACCCAGGAAAAGATAAAAGACATCCGATTCCCTGCTGACAGAAGCGTGGCCGGCAGGGTGATTCGAACCGGCCAGCCGGTCATTGTTCCGGATACCTCCAAGGAACCCGATTTCTTTCCGGGAATAGACAAGGAGCTTGGCTATAAGACCCGGAATCTGATCGAGGCGCCCTTGAGAAGCGGGGACCGGATTATCGGGGCCTTGTGCGCACGCAATAAAAAAGAAGGCGATTTCGACGAAACAGACCTCGAGCTGTTGAGCATGATGGCCGGGACCGTTGCACTGGCCATTGAAAATGCCAGGTTTTCCGAAGAAATCATCGAGGCCTACAGGACCAATGAGTCTCTGCTCAGGATCAGCAGGGCACTCCCGGCATATCCTGAACTGGAAGGACTCCAGGATTACATCAGCCAGGAAGTCAAACGACTTCTGGATTCCGAGGGCGCCCTTGTCATCCTGCTGGATGAAGAAAATCAGGAACTCTACTTTATCGGCGCGGCCTATGACGACACCGCCACTCAGAAACGGATCAAGGAGATCCGGTTTCCCATTGAGGAGCTTGTGGCGGGAAAGGTGATCAGGACCGGCGAGCCCGTCATTGTTTCCGACACATCCACGGATCGAGAACTCCACGGTGAGAGAGACAAGAAGCTGGGCTATCATACAAGGAATCTTCTTTTGGTTCCCCTGAAGAGCAAAGACCGGATTATCGGGGTGTTATGCGCCATCAACAAGAAGGGGGAGGAGCCCTTTGACCAGGCAAATGTAGAGTTGCTGAGCATGATCGCCGGGACCGTGGCCCTTTCCATAGACAACGCCCGTTTTGCTGAAGAATTGAAGCGCGCGTACATAGAGGTCACGAGCATGAACCGGGCCAAGGACAAGGTGATTAACCACCTCTCCCATGAGTTGAAGACCCCGGTCTCTGTCCTCTCCGGCTCCCTCAATATCCTGGAGAAAAACCTGACACAACTCCCTGAAGACAAGTGGAAGAATACGATTATCCGAAGCAAGAGAAACCTGGACCGCATCATAGAGATCCAGAGCCAGGTGGAAGACATCATGCGGGAACGCCAATACCGGTCCTATGGACTCTTGACCCAGATGCTTGCGGAGTGTACGGATGAACTGGAAACCCTGTTCGCAGAGGAGGTGGGAGAGGGGCGGCTGGTGGAAACAATTCGAAAAAAGATCGATACGCTGTTTGGCCCCAAGAAACTCGAGCCCAAGGAGGTGGCCCTGGACCGATACGTCGGGGAGAGAATCGCAGCCCTCGAGCCCCTGTTTTCACACCGCCAGGTCGATATCATACGCCGGCTCGAATCTGCGCCACCGGTCTGCATGCCCCTCGATCCTTTGCAGAAGACCATCGACGGCCTCATCAAGAACGCCGTTGAAAACACCCCGGACCAAGGACAAATAGAGGTCATGGTCAGGAAAAGGGACGGGGGTACCGAATTGGTGGTGCGTGACTGCGGCGTCGGCATCATAGAAGAGGATCAACAAAGGATCTTCGAAGGATTTTTTGCCACTCAGGACACCATGGCCTATTCATCCAAGCGGGCCTTTGACTTCAATGCCGGCGGAAAAGGGGCTGATCTGTTGCGCATGAAGATCTTCTCCGAGCGGTACGGTTTTGAGATCCACATGGAGTCCACCAGATGCAAATTCATACCGGAAAATACGGATGTATGTCCCGGGCGGATCAGCGAATGCGCTCATTGCACCAATGAAGAGGATTGCCGTCAAACAGGGGGAAGCACATTCTCTATTTATTTTCCTGAAAAAGGGAAAGCCCGGGCCGTCGCCCGCATTCCGCAATATCCGGGTTCACCGGATTGA
- a CDS encoding TIGR01212 family radical SAM protein (This family includes YhcC from E. coli K-12, an uncharacterized radical SAM protein.) has translation MQRYRDFNTYLKEIFGERVQKISLDVGLGCPNRDGTISREGCLFCDRRGSGTGAFIEEGLSIDDQIIRAKEVIQKRYKARKFIAYFQSFSNTYAPPPRLKFLYDQALTHKGMVGLSVATRPDCVTREILALIRSYQRDYLVWLEYGLQSSHDITLKRIHRGHDVSCFETSVRMAADQAINVCAHIILGLPGEDRDMMLETARYLARLPVQGVKIHLLYVVKGTPLAELYGKTAFRCLGRDEYADLVVDVLEMLPPDMVIHRLTGDPPSSELIAPAWAGEKQINLGVIQDTLQRRDTWQGRHFQTSTARK, from the coding sequence ATGCAAAGATATCGAGACTTTAATACCTACCTGAAAGAAATATTCGGTGAAAGGGTCCAGAAAATATCTCTGGATGTCGGCCTCGGCTGTCCCAATCGCGACGGGACCATCTCCCGGGAGGGGTGCCTTTTCTGCGACCGCAGAGGATCCGGCACCGGTGCCTTCATTGAGGAAGGCCTCTCCATCGACGATCAGATTATCCGGGCGAAAGAGGTCATTCAAAAGCGCTACAAGGCCCGGAAATTCATCGCCTATTTTCAGTCTTTCTCCAACACCTATGCCCCTCCCCCCCGTCTGAAATTCCTCTATGACCAGGCATTGACCCACAAGGGGATGGTGGGGCTGTCCGTGGCCACGCGACCCGACTGCGTGACTCGTGAGATCCTGGCCCTCATCCGATCTTATCAGAGGGATTACCTGGTCTGGCTCGAATACGGTCTCCAATCGTCACACGATATAACCCTGAAGCGGATCCATCGAGGGCATGATGTCTCCTGTTTTGAAACAAGCGTTCGCATGGCCGCCGACCAGGCCATCAACGTGTGCGCCCACATCATCCTGGGACTCCCGGGCGAAGACCGGGACATGATGCTCGAGACCGCCCGGTACCTGGCCCGGCTTCCTGTCCAGGGTGTGAAAATTCACCTCCTGTATGTGGTTAAGGGGACCCCCCTGGCCGAACTCTATGGCAAAACCGCCTTCAGATGCCTGGGCAGAGACGAATACGCCGACCTTGTCGTGGACGTCCTGGAGATGCTCCCCCCGGACATGGTGATCCATCGGCTCACCGGCGATCCTCCATCTTCGGAACTGATAGCCCCGGCATGGGCCGGGGAAAAGCAGATAAATTTAGGCGTTATTCAAGATACGCTTCAAAGGAGAGACACATGGCAGGGAAGACATTTCCAGACCTCTACTGCTCGCAAATAA
- a CDS encoding methylated-DNA--[protein]-cysteine S-methyltransferase, whose translation MAGKTFPDLYCSQIKLDRLTVYLASTGKGAFRVGLGLNRTSRSVLFFRRLFPTARLTEDHRLNRPLAEAVEAAFRNTPTETPLAMDVSFTPFQRAVLEAVAAIPFGRTRTYGAVASIIGKPLAARAVGQVMGRNPIPLIYP comes from the coding sequence ATGGCAGGGAAGACATTTCCAGACCTCTACTGCTCGCAAATAAAGCTGGATCGTTTGACCGTATACCTGGCATCTACAGGGAAAGGGGCGTTTCGGGTCGGACTGGGGCTGAACCGGACCAGCCGTTCCGTGCTGTTTTTCAGGCGTCTGTTTCCGACCGCGCGTCTCACAGAGGACCACCGTCTGAATCGCCCTCTTGCCGAGGCCGTGGAGGCTGCCTTTCGAAATACCCCCACTGAAACCCCCCTCGCCATGGATGTCTCGTTCACTCCGTTTCAACGGGCGGTATTGGAGGCGGTGGCCGCCATCCCCTTTGGCCGGACACGGACATATGGAGCGGTGGCCTCAATAATAGGAAAGCCCCTGGCCGCCAGGGCCGTGGGTCAGGTCATGGGGAGAAATCCCATCCCTCTGATCTATCCGTGA
- a CDS encoding DUF507 family protein, whose amino-acid sequence MINKLERQEKQRAFQQGRFFRFKLPEIHNKLRQTLLEEKIIETDNATAVSDSILKGLKMALNSSEFDFKYFVSPIRNLVSHPNPYSLYMTQYLMEILINDPDVIDIYGTDEDIYHAIDRIISQSRNQFEKVEKDIIAQLDQKKTLTPGSAEYKIAMDQLLREKLGEPQR is encoded by the coding sequence TTGATTAATAAACTTGAGAGGCAGGAGAAGCAGAGGGCCTTTCAGCAGGGAAGATTCTTCAGGTTCAAACTCCCTGAAATTCATAACAAGCTGCGGCAGACCCTGTTAGAGGAAAAGATTATTGAAACCGATAATGCCACGGCTGTTTCAGATTCGATCCTCAAAGGCCTGAAAATGGCCCTTAATAGCTCGGAATTTGATTTCAAATATTTTGTTTCACCCATCCGCAATCTCGTCTCGCATCCGAATCCCTATTCTTTGTATATGACCCAATATCTGATGGAGATCCTTATCAATGACCCGGACGTGATCGACATCTACGGAACGGATGAGGATATCTACCATGCCATTGACCGGATCATCAGCCAGAGCCGTAATCAGTTCGAAAAGGTGGAGAAAGACATTATTGCCCAGCTGGACCAGAAAAAGACGCTGACGCCCGGGTCTGCCGAGTACAAGATCGCCATGGATCAGCTCCTCCGAGAGAAACTGGGGGAACCGCAGCGATAG
- a CDS encoding zinc ribbon domain-containing protein has protein sequence MPIYEYECDACGRHMEVLQKFSDPPLTECEMCHSHKVKKVISQSTFHLKGTGWYVTDYASKSGATCAKSPEKSSDGEKKSETASATDTKNKKEAPAPSKAKD, from the coding sequence ATGCCGATTTACGAATATGAATGTGACGCATGCGGACGTCATATGGAAGTCTTGCAGAAGTTTTCAGATCCGCCGCTGACCGAGTGCGAGATGTGTCATTCTCACAAAGTCAAGAAAGTTATTTCTCAAAGCACCTTTCATCTGAAAGGGACAGGCTGGTACGTAACTGATTATGCCTCCAAGTCAGGGGCCACCTGCGCCAAGAGCCCGGAAAAGAGTTCTGACGGAGAAAAAAAATCAGAGACCGCATCGGCGACAGACACCAAGAATAAGAAGGAAGCTCCGGCGCCTTCCAAAGCCAAGGATTAG
- a CDS encoding electron transfer flavoprotein subunit alpha/FixB family protein → MAQGVWIIAEQRDGEIRKISYELVSEGRRLADALGQDLTVVLLGSNVKEKAAEFGPYGADKVLVADDSRLSPYTTDAYVSVISQLVKANEPGILLLGASVEGKDLAGRLAARLDVAMAQDCTAFAVEDGNLVATRPIYAGKAYAKVTFENSWPQMATARPKVMSIREPDPSRSAEVVDASFTLDDAELKTKVVDVVKDESGKVDLTEADKIVSGGRGMKGPENYTILEALAAIIGASVGASRSAVDAGWRPHADQVGQTGKVVSPNLYVACGISGAIQHLAGMSTSKVIVAINKDEDAPIFQKADYGVVGDLFDVVPALTEEVKKYM, encoded by the coding sequence ATGGCACAGGGAGTCTGGATAATTGCTGAGCAAAGGGACGGAGAAATCCGGAAAATTAGTTACGAACTGGTCAGTGAAGGGAGGCGTCTGGCCGATGCCTTGGGTCAGGATCTGACAGTGGTGCTGCTCGGCTCCAATGTCAAAGAAAAAGCCGCGGAATTCGGCCCCTACGGAGCGGACAAGGTCCTGGTGGCTGACGATTCAAGGCTTTCCCCCTATACAACGGATGCGTATGTCTCTGTTATTTCCCAGCTGGTGAAGGCCAATGAACCCGGCATATTGCTTTTGGGTGCGTCTGTCGAGGGAAAGGATCTGGCCGGCAGATTGGCCGCCAGGTTAGACGTGGCCATGGCCCAGGACTGCACGGCTTTCGCCGTTGAAGACGGGAATCTGGTGGCCACCCGCCCCATCTATGCGGGCAAGGCCTACGCAAAGGTGACCTTTGAAAACAGTTGGCCCCAGATGGCCACTGCCAGACCAAAGGTAATGAGCATTCGTGAGCCCGATCCTTCCAGATCCGCGGAGGTGGTGGATGCGTCTTTTACGCTTGATGATGCCGAGCTCAAGACAAAGGTCGTTGATGTGGTTAAGGATGAAAGCGGCAAGGTGGACCTGACAGAGGCAGACAAGATCGTCTCAGGCGGCCGCGGCATGAAGGGACCTGAAAATTACACTATTTTAGAGGCATTGGCCGCTATTATCGGTGCCAGCGTCGGTGCTTCCCGGTCGGCGGTGGACGCGGGCTGGCGGCCCCATGCAGACCAGGTGGGGCAGACTGGAAAGGTGGTGTCGCCGAACCTTTATGTGGCGTGCGGCATATCCGGGGCGATTCAGCATTTGGCGGGCATGAGCACCTCAAAGGTAATCGTGGCCATTAATAAGGATGAGGACGCCCCCATATTTCAGAAGGCCGATTACGGGGTGGTCGGCGACCTTTTTGATGTGGTTCCGGCCCTGACGGAAGAGGTCAAGAAGTACATGTAA
- a CDS encoding electron transfer flavoprotein subunit beta/FixA family protein, with protein MNIIVCLKQVPDTETQIKIGSDGKSIVTDDIKWVMNPYDEFGVEEALRLKEKHGGEVTVIGLGPKRVTESIRTALAMGADKGILVSDEALEGSDSLAHAKALAAAVKDTEYDLIFTGQRAVDDDLGIVGATVAELLGIPQLSLIVKVEVAEDGKSVKVERPIEGETLIITSTLPALITAQKGLNEPRYASLPGIMKAKKKPLAEKSLADLGLDSADFGTGARKLKILELTPPPGRQAGKIIEGETPQEKAAQLAKLLHEEAKVL; from the coding sequence GTGAATATTATCGTTTGTCTGAAACAGGTGCCGGATACAGAGACCCAGATCAAGATCGGATCGGACGGCAAGTCCATTGTGACCGATGACATCAAATGGGTCATGAATCCCTATGATGAATTTGGGGTAGAAGAGGCTTTGCGTTTGAAGGAAAAACATGGGGGAGAGGTCACTGTGATAGGGCTCGGCCCGAAAAGGGTCACCGAATCCATACGCACAGCACTGGCCATGGGCGCTGACAAGGGGATTCTCGTCAGCGACGAGGCATTGGAAGGAAGTGATTCCCTTGCCCATGCAAAGGCGCTCGCCGCGGCCGTCAAAGACACTGAATACGATCTCATCTTCACCGGACAGCGGGCGGTAGATGACGATTTGGGCATTGTCGGCGCCACCGTGGCGGAGTTGTTGGGCATTCCGCAGCTTTCCCTGATTGTCAAGGTGGAAGTGGCGGAGGACGGCAAGTCGGTAAAGGTGGAACGGCCCATCGAAGGGGAAACGCTGATCATCACATCGACGCTTCCGGCCCTGATCACGGCCCAAAAAGGCTTAAACGAACCGCGTTATGCGTCATTGCCCGGGATTATGAAGGCGAAGAAAAAACCCCTCGCTGAAAAATCTCTTGCGGATCTGGGGCTGGACAGTGCCGATTTCGGAACAGGGGCAAGAAAGCTGAAAATCCTGGAGCTGACGCCGCCTCCCGGCAGGCAGGCGGGTAAGATTATCGAAGGGGAGACACCGCAGGAAAAGGCTGCACAATTGGCGAAATTACTCCACGAAGAGGCGAAGGTCCTCTAA
- a CDS encoding TetR family transcriptional regulator, with protein MAKRKNNEKYQRIIAAATKVFARKGFYQSKISEIAKEARVADGTIYIYFENKDDILISLFEEQMQAVLDNMTSRLVNLTDPAKKLEEFAWTHLSLIHNNKDMAEIIQVELRQSGKFMKEYKNEKFIQYLNIIEDIVVEGQKSGLFKKNIVPNVAKRAFFGALDEVSRCWVLSSRRQYDIKTVARQISEYFLDGISVCPGSTGIRA; from the coding sequence ATGGCGAAGAGAAAAAACAACGAAAAATATCAGAGAATTATTGCAGCGGCCACCAAGGTTTTTGCCAGGAAGGGCTTCTACCAGTCCAAGATATCGGAGATTGCCAAAGAGGCCCGGGTTGCGGACGGCACCATTTATATCTATTTTGAGAATAAGGACGATATTCTCATCTCTCTGTTCGAGGAGCAGATGCAGGCCGTACTGGATAATATGACCTCCCGGTTGGTGAACCTGACCGATCCGGCGAAAAAGCTCGAAGAATTCGCATGGACCCATCTGAGCCTTATCCATAATAATAAGGACATGGCCGAGATCATTCAGGTTGAACTGCGCCAGAGCGGCAAGTTCATGAAAGAATATAAAAATGAAAAATTCATTCAATACCTGAACATTATAGAAGACATCGTCGTGGAAGGTCAGAAATCGGGACTTTTCAAGAAAAATATAGTCCCCAATGTGGCCAAGAGGGCATTTTTTGGGGCATTGGATGAGGTGTCCAGATGTTGGGTGTTGTCAAGTCGCAGGCAATATGATATCAAAACCGTCGCCAGACAGATCAGCGAATATTTCTTGGACGGGATAAGCGTTTGCCCCGGGTCGACGGGTATCCGGGCATAG
- a CDS encoding ABC transporter substrate-binding protein, translating to MRKLLVLTTVFLVIAGLVAIGIPTGAFAKDIKAGAVINLTGPASTWGQFHAKGQQDYFRYINEEKGGIAGNKIDLTVVDHAYKVPEALKFVKKFCTSDKMDMIATWDAGSGIMAKPIIQKYKVPNINYSTYQGILKPPVDYAYLPFGSYVMDSYAVLGYIKAIHKGNAAPKVGLLTYNNAYGKSIHEPSQEYASKNNIEIVAVEEFPPKSLDLKTELLRLKDKGAEYIFMQCLPSAIIMALQSADRVSYDVPFFGTWTSTDPDFFKRGAGLIRDRMHMQFPGCLPGDGTPGIKMIEDLMARYKTVDKFDCSYWEGIVIGAIMARAFQRAHDKLGKIDSESINVALETFQNEDFGGLIPNITYTATDHSGSFSARIVKINEDQTFKPLTNFWNPEKEKVTILK from the coding sequence ATGCGCAAATTACTGGTTTTGACGACTGTTTTTTTGGTTATTGCAGGATTGGTCGCAATCGGCATCCCAACTGGCGCTTTCGCAAAAGACATCAAGGCGGGGGCGGTTATTAACCTGACAGGCCCGGCATCCACGTGGGGTCAATTCCACGCCAAAGGACAACAAGACTATTTCCGGTATATCAATGAGGAGAAAGGGGGCATCGCCGGCAATAAGATCGACCTGACGGTGGTTGACCATGCCTATAAAGTCCCCGAAGCCCTTAAATTCGTAAAGAAATTCTGCACATCCGATAAAATGGATATGATTGCCACCTGGGATGCAGGTTCCGGGATCATGGCCAAACCGATCATTCAGAAGTATAAAGTCCCCAACATCAATTATTCCACCTATCAGGGCATCCTCAAGCCTCCTGTCGATTATGCGTACCTCCCCTTTGGTAGTTATGTAATGGACTCGTACGCGGTTCTCGGATACATCAAGGCCATCCACAAAGGGAATGCGGCGCCCAAGGTGGGACTTTTGACCTATAACAACGCCTACGGAAAATCGATTCACGAACCCAGCCAGGAGTATGCCTCCAAAAACAACATAGAAATCGTTGCCGTTGAGGAATTCCCGCCCAAGAGCCTGGATCTCAAGACCGAACTCCTGAGGCTGAAAGACAAAGGGGCGGAATATATCTTCATGCAGTGCCTCCCTTCCGCCATTATCATGGCGCTTCAGTCCGCAGACCGGGTGAGTTATGACGTCCCCTTTTTCGGCACCTGGACATCGACGGATCCCGATTTCTTCAAACGGGGAGCGGGCCTTATTCGAGACCGGATGCACATGCAATTCCCGGGATGTCTGCCAGGTGACGGCACGCCGGGCATTAAAATGATTGAAGACCTGATGGCGCGGTATAAGACCGTGGATAAATTTGACTGTTCCTACTGGGAGGGGATTGTTATCGGAGCTATCATGGCCAGGGCCTTCCAGAGGGCGCATGACAAATTGGGTAAGATAGACAGCGAGTCCATAAATGTGGCGCTGGAGACCTTCCAAAATGAAGATTTCGGCGGATTGATCCCCAACATCACCTACACCGCCACCGACCACAGCGGTTCTTTTTCCGCCCGAATTGTTAAAATTAATGAAGATCAGACATTCAAACCGCTAACCAACTTCTGGAACCCGGAAAAGGAAAAGGTAACGATCTTAAAATGA